Below is a genomic region from Nostoc sp. PCC 7120 = FACHB-418.
ATGTAGGCACTCTCACTCGTGTCATGAAAATGATAAACCCGCCACTGCTGCATGGCAGACAAAACGTATTCGTCAATTCCCGTTCTTGTGCTGGTTAAAACCTTTGTCTCGAAATGACCCCTACCTATTTCATGCTCACCACTCATGTTCCACCAAAAAGATTCCCTAGCGAACATCAAGCGATTGTCCTGGGTTGGTTCAAGGGTAGCGAAGTATCCATTATTGCCGAAGTATAACTGAAACTCTAAATGTTCTGTTGTTTTCCGTCCAAAGTGTAATAACGCATCAGGACTGCCTTGGCGACTAACAAACACTTGCAGATTCTCCTCCACCAACTGCCCAACCATGCGGAAGAAACCGATAAAGTTGGACTTCCCCGCCCCATTCGCGCCAATCAAAATGTTCACTCTAGAGATTTCTAGGTCACACTTGGCGATTGACTTGAAGCCTTTTAAAACTATTCTCGACAGTTGTTTGTCTTTCGTTTCCGTCATAGAACAGTTTCCGACTAGAAAAGCTTTTTATTTGCTAGTTTCATTATCTATTTTTTTATCTTCCTGACTTAGTTGTTGCCCAAACTCAGATATTGAACCTATAGTTACGGCTTTTTCTAACAATTGATTCAACAACTCAATATCATATAATTTATTTAATTTTTCTACTAATTCAGTAGGAACATCTTTAAATCGAATTGTTAGGATTTGAGAAATATTTTTCTGGGTAGCTTTTGCTATACCTATGCGTTCTATGCTTGTTATGTATGTCATTTGCTGTTCAGCCTCAAAACGATCCAATTCGGCTTAAAAATTTAAGTCTAACTCCGATGGCAAAGTCATGATGGAGAAATTTAAGGGTTGCCCTCGCCATACTAGAAAAATCAGTCTTATATCTTAACTGTAATGACGATTAAAGAATTGCTATTACAAGAAATTGAAAATACCCCCAACGAATTGCTAGAGGATCTACTTGGGTTTTTAAAATCACTCAAAGCAACCCCAGAACAGCCCCTAGCTACATACAGAGAACTTTTAGAACGCATTGATTACTTAGAAACTATCGTAGGTATTCGTAAAGGATTAGATGAGTTTGAGCAGGGTGAAAGGATTCCTGCCGAGCAAGCCTTGGCGACTCTACAACACAAATTTGGCATTCCGCCTCGCTCATGACTAATGACCCAATTGAAGCCTTTCGAGCATTTTTTGGGGCAGCTAAACCAACATTGGGGCAAACAGGTAAACAGTCATTATCACAATTATTTTTACCTTTTGCTGGGCTTGATTACTATGGAAACTACTTCCAGCACCACTTGAAAATTATGTGTTTGTATTTTCTTGACTTAATTGTTGCCCAAACTCAGAAATTGAGCTTATGGTAATAGATTGTTTCAGCAACTGCTTGAGTCTGTCAAGCTCATAAATTTTCTTTAGTTGCTCAATCAATTCAGGTGGAACGTTATTAAATCGAGTTTCTAGAACTTCAGTGATCGACTCCTGTAGAGTCTGCGCTCTGCCTATGCGTTCTATGCTTGTCATGTATGTCATCTCTTGTTCAGCCTCAAAACGCTCCAATTCGGCTTGAAAATTTAAGTCTAATTCCGGTGGTAGAGTCATTAATCTATCTAGCAACCGGAAGATTTGCTGGATTTTATCTCTACTATAGCCTACCTCATACATTCGTTTAATTAGGCTCAACTTCCATTGCAAACGACCAGTTAAATCTTGAGTTGTCGCTTGTGTTCGCAGGTGCGCCATCACCAGTACAGCAAAAGGACTATCACTTTGTTCTAATTCTGACCAACGAGATTCATAGTCTAGTAGCTTGACAATGGGAAACTGAAGACTCAAACGACATCCCCAACGTCCATAACTATATTCTTGCGGTCGCCAATTAGCTTGATTATCCCCCAGAATTGCCAAGCTAACCACTTCCTGGTTATAACGGTCAAAAATTCTGTAGTGATACGAAAACATCCGTTTAGTGAAGTTAGGATCTACTTGACTTTGAATTTCCAGGTGAATCAGCAACCAAGTTTCCTTTCCATCTTTTAGCCAAACTTTGATTAGCTTATCGACAAATTGCTTACCAACTTCAGATTCTTTTATCAACTGCTGGAGTTCTTGCTCTAAAAATTCATAGCCTCGTTCCCAATCAATTTCTGCTTGAATCTCTGGAAAGAAGAATGCAAGAAACGCCTCAAAATATTGTTCTACGCCTTCTTTCCAAGCACCATCGTAATCGGCTCGTACTTCACTCACAGGTTGTCTTACCTCTACTAGCTCTTAACTTGCACATTTTAAAACCCTTACACAGTAAAGCTTTGAGAAATATCGGTAAAATGTGCTTGTTTCATATTTTGCGGGAGCGTGCGATCGCGCCCGTGGGAGGCTCACATTTTACTAGGAATGACAAAATTTACTCAATGTTATGGATTTTTACATAGCAGTTAAAGTATTGGAGAATATCCGCAACGCCTAGTAAGGATTGATCACCTAGTTGAAGCTATTGAAACTTTTTTAGGACAACTAGATCAACTTTGGGGCAAACAGGTTTTAAAGCTAGGCTTTGTGTCCCAAATTGGGATATAAGGTTACGTAAAGAGACATTCTCAAAATCACAATTTACTTTTTGGTGTGTGGCTTTGTTTCTAAGGCTTAGTGTTAGCTTTGAATAATTTCAGCTTTGTAGAGTAATTTAAACAGCGATCGCGCCCGTAACAAAAAATAAGTTAACACTTTTAGATTGAAGAAGTTGATCTTCAGCCTCTTCGATTTCCTTCATCTGTCTCAGGGTAAGCTTTTCAGGTTTTTTGATGAGTTTCATATCTATAAAAGTATCAAAGGGATGGAGAAAAAAGAAACTGTCGCCCTGATGTAGTTGAGTGCTGAAAAATTGCACAGAATAAATAAGATACAGCAATTCTGTGGAAAATACGAGTGTTTTACTAAGCAATTTACAGAATCGGTCAATAGTTGAATTCCCCTTCACGCTTAATCCAATTGTATTACTCCATTACATTCAGCTAAACAATTACCCCATAAATTCATTTAATAATGATATTAACGCCGAAATACTTACAATTACAAACCTGAAAAAATAATTTAAATGTTATTTTAAGTTTGTGGTATTGCTTGGACAATCATCATTCCCCATACAACATTAAAACGAAATTTAGCTGCACGCTCAATATCAAACTGTGTAGATGTTAGTAAATTATGAAACTCTTTTTGGGTGTAACACTGCTTGTAAGCAGGGTCAACAAGCTTCAATATAAAATCACATATATTACAGGATAAATAATCCTTGCACCAATCTAAAATAAATAGTTTTCCTTGTGGCTTTAGAACACGTTTTATTTCCATCAATGCAGCATGAGGATCATCAAAATAATGAAACACGCTGGCAGATACAATTACATCAAAACTATTATTCTCAAAAGGTAAGTTTGATACACTTACATTATGAAATGAAACTTGAGAATAAGCATGACATTTCTGTTGAGCTACAAGGAGCATTTTTTCAGAAATATCTACTCCAATAATTACTTGTTGTGGGTTTTCTGTTAATAATAACAGTTCTAATCCCCCTGTTCCACAGCCAACATCAAGCACTGTTGCTTCTGGCGCAATCTCTGCCCAATTTTTTAGAACAGATAGTGTCTTGGTAATGTAAGTATTCCAACGCTGGTCATATAAATCTGCAATCTGGTTATACTGTTTACGAATTACAGCCTCACTCATAGCTATATTTTTTACTGGATGGTGGATATCAATAGAGTTATATCTGTCTTATCAAGCCGCTCTACATTAACAAGAATTGGAGGTTGAGGGTTGATATTTGAGACAGTAATCCTTGGATATATATTTTTAATACCTAGTTCAACATGAAACAATGTTATCTAAATTTAAAGTTGATTCATGTAATAATATTTGAATAAATTGGTGGACTGGACTATCTAAAGATAAACTGCTGCGCCATATGACAAATAATTCTTTGCGTAGGGTTTTGCTATCTACATCTATAGAAATGGCGCGTAGTAACCCTGATTGTACTTCTTGTGTAACTGATTTTGACAGCACAATTGAAACTCCTAACCCTGCTTGTACGGCTCGTTTGACAGCTTCTGTGCTACCTAATTCCATAGAAATTCGCATCTTGTGAACTTGCTCACCAAAGAATCGTTGCAGCAAGCGTCGAGTACCTGTTCCTTTTTCTCCGCCTAACATTTCGATATTTTCTAGATAGGCTTTGGGTACTTTCGTCAAGTTCCGCCAAGGATGATTCGGTGGCACTATGAGAACAAGCTCTTCATTTTGCCATAGTTGAGCTATAAAACCAGGACGATGATCCCACCACTCCATCAGGGCGATGTCTACTAATCCAGTTTCTAGCTTGTCAGCGATCGCCGGATTAGTATCAATTACTAAATCAACCGCATAGGAGTTAGCATACTGTTCCAAGTGATATTTCAAATATGGTGGTAAGAGATATATACCAATATTAGAACTTGCCCCAATGATCAATTTTGTGGATTTTAGGGCGGAAATTGCTCTTTGTGTCACCAAAACTAGACTTTCGGCATAGGGAAGTAATTTTTGTGCCGCAGGAGTCAATTGATTACCCTTGCGATCGCGGATAATCAGCTGAGTGTTCAGAGATGCTTCTAACTTTTTAATGTGTTGTGAGACAGCAGGTTGAGAAATTCCCAGTTGTTTGGCGGCTTGGCGAAAACTTCCTGTGTGGACAACGGCTAAAAAACTTTCTACGTACTCGAAATTCATAGGTGGAGGCAGGAGGCAGGGAGCAGGGGGTAGGGGAGCAGGGGGAGAATAATCTTAGTCCCTAATCACCAGTCAAGATTCCCTAAGATAATTAACTGCTCCCTGTGGCTTTTGTCCTTGCAGGGCTTGCAGAATATTTTGGGCGGCTTCTAGGGCAATGTTGTGCCGTAGTTCGTCAACGGCAGATCCAATATGTGGAGTGAAGAAGGTTTGCTTGGTATTTTCTAATAATGGCTGGGGTATATTGTGAGGGCGATCGCTACGATACCAGTCTTCCATTTCAAATACATCAGCAGCGTAGCCTGCTAAGTGTCCTGATTCTAAAGCTTTACATACAGCCTGTTCATCTACGACTGAACCACGACAGGGGTTAATTAAAAAGCTGCCTGGTTTCATTTTGGCTAAGGTGTTGGCGTTGATTAAATGCAATGTTGCTGGTTGCAGAGGTACTACCAACACCACAAAATCACTTGACTCAATTAAAGTCTCAAAAGGGACTCGTGATATATTCCCAGTTGCCTCTTGTTCTGGAGGTAACGCCACCGGATCGCTATAGAGTAACTGCATCTCAAAACCCGCCAGCCGCCCTGCGATCGCCTTGCCTAATGCACCCATACCAACAATTCCCAAGGTGCGATTTGCTAGCCCTAAACTGTAAAATTGAGGCCGCCACCCAGTAAATTTACCTGTGCGAATGAAGCGATCGCCTTCTAACATCTGTCTTCCTAACCCAATTAATAACCCAATGGTAATTTCGGCCGTAGGTGCAGACAATAAAGAAGGCACAATAGTAAACCAGATACCGCGATGGGTACAGGCTGCAACATCAAAATTATCGTAGCCTTTGAGAGCAGCCGCAATTATTTTCAATTTGGGACATTCCCGCAGAAAAGCCTCATCAATGGTGTCTGGCATAAATACCATAAGAGCCTCTGCGTCTTTTGCCCGTTGCAGAATTTCCTCACGGGATAAAGCCTCTTTACTGGGATTAGCAATCACCTCACAACTAGGTTTGAGCAGTTCAATCACTTCGGGATGTACCCAATTAGTAATCACAACCTTTGGTTTCATTGGGTATATCCTCAAGCTAACCGTCTGCGTAAATAGCCACTGAAACTGTCCACCAGTGTCACCATTACCAAAATTACCAGCAGGATTGCTGAAACTTCCTGATAGTTAATGATGCGTAACGCACCAATCAATTCAAAACCTATACCGCCTGCTCCCACTGCCCCCATGATAGTAGAAGCACGAAAGTTATATTCCCAACGATATAAGGTTACATCTAGCATTTGTGGTAAAACTTGCGGCAAAACACTGTGATAAATCACCTGAGTCTTGTTTGCACCCGCAGCCTGTGCAGCTTCTATCGGTGCAGGGTGGACGTGTTCAATGTACTCAGCAAAGAATTTACCCACCATCCCCACCGAATGTAACCCTACAGCTAACGCTCCCGGTAACGCACCAAACCCCACCGCCGCCACCAGAATAATCCCCATAATCAGTTCTGGTACAGATCGTAAACCATTGAGAATCAGACGTGCTACCTGAAATGCTAGCCAATGGGGTGTAGTATTACCCGCCGCCAATAGTGATAATGGTAGAGAAAAGGAAACCGCGATCGCTGTGGCGGCGATACTCATGGCCAGAGTGTCAAATAGTGGCTTAATCCAGTTGCTGGCTGTACTAAAATCAGGTGGTAGCATCTGGCGAATTAAATTCACCCCACTGGGGACACCTTTAGCCAACCTTTCCCAATCTAAAAGACCAACCAAAAAGAAGGATATCAGCACAATTACCACAACAACAGCTACTTGCATTAAGCGATGATATCTCTGCTGTCGTTGTTGTTTTAATAAGATTTCAAATTTGTGATAGGTATTTGTTGTCATGACATTTTATTTATTCAACTTCTCAAAATCGAGATTCAAAATTTTCCCTAAATCACGCACTACGTCATAATTTTTATCTTCAATGGCATTAAATCCATCAGCTTTAAAAGGCTTGAGGATTGCTTTATCATTCATTTCAATAAACGCCGCACGAATTTTTGCTTTTAGTTCAGGGTTTAAATCAGAGCGCATTGTCCAAGGATATTGAGGAAATGGTTTCGACTCTGCTAAAACTTTGACTTTGTTACTATCAATTATTTTGCGCTCAATTAGAGATGCAAAAATAGGTTGACTCAATCCACCAACCTGAGCATTGTTGTTCTGAACTGCTAAAGCAACCGCATCATGAGATCCAGCAAAAACTTCTTGATAATTTGTTTTGGCTTGCAAACCCTTTTCGGCAAGCATGGATTTGGGGATTAAATGACTGGAAGTAGAAGCTTGATCACCAAATGCTACTGTTTTTCCTGCTGCTTGCTCAATGGA
It encodes:
- a CDS encoding Rpn family recombination-promoting nuclease/putative transposase yields the protein MSEVRADYDGAWKEGVEQYFEAFLAFFFPEIQAEIDWERGYEFLEQELQQLIKESEVGKQFVDKLIKVWLKDGKETWLLIHLEIQSQVDPNFTKRMFSYHYRIFDRYNQEVVSLAILGDNQANWRPQEYSYGRWGCRLSLQFPIVKLLDYESRWSELEQSDSPFAVLVMAHLRTQATTQDLTGRLQWKLSLIKRMYEVGYSRDKIQQIFRLLDRLMTLPPELDLNFQAELERFEAEQEMTYMTSIERIGRAQTLQESITEVLETRFNNVPPELIEQLKKIYELDRLKQLLKQSITISSISEFGQQLSQENTNT
- a CDS encoding class I SAM-dependent methyltransferase, with the protein product MSEAVIRKQYNQIADLYDQRWNTYITKTLSVLKNWAEIAPEATVLDVGCGTGGLELLLLTENPQQVIIGVDISEKMLLVAQQKCHAYSQVSFHNVSVSNLPFENNSFDVIVSASVFHYFDDPHAALMEIKRVLKPQGKLFILDWCKDYLSCNICDFILKLVDPAYKQCYTQKEFHNLLTSTQFDIERAAKFRFNVVWGMMIVQAIPQT
- a CDS encoding LysR family transcriptional regulator, with translation MNFEYVESFLAVVHTGSFRQAAKQLGISQPAVSQHIKKLEASLNTQLIIRDRKGNQLTPAAQKLLPYAESLVLVTQRAISALKSTKLIIGASSNIGIYLLPPYLKYHLEQYANSYAVDLVIDTNPAIADKLETGLVDIALMEWWDHRPGFIAQLWQNEELVLIVPPNHPWRNLTKVPKAYLENIEMLGGEKGTGTRRLLQRFFGEQVHKMRISMELGSTEAVKRAVQAGLGVSIVLSKSVTQEVQSGLLRAISIDVDSKTLRKELFVIWRSSLSLDSPVHQFIQILLHESTLNLDNIVSC
- a CDS encoding phosphonate dehydrogenase; the protein is MKPKVVITNWVHPEVIELLKPSCEVIANPSKEALSREEILQRAKDAEALMVFMPDTIDEAFLRECPKLKIIAAALKGYDNFDVAACTHRGIWFTIVPSLLSAPTAEITIGLLIGLGRQMLEGDRFIRTGKFTGWRPQFYSLGLANRTLGIVGMGALGKAIAGRLAGFEMQLLYSDPVALPPEQEATGNISRVPFETLIESSDFVVLVVPLQPATLHLINANTLAKMKPGSFLINPCRGSVVDEQAVCKALESGHLAGYAADVFEMEDWYRSDRPHNIPQPLLENTKQTFFTPHIGSAVDELRHNIALEAAQNILQALQGQKPQGAVNYLRES
- the phnE gene encoding phosphonate ABC transporter, permease protein PhnE codes for the protein MTTNTYHKFEILLKQQRQQRYHRLMQVAVVVVIVLISFFLVGLLDWERLAKGVPSGVNLIRQMLPPDFSTASNWIKPLFDTLAMSIAATAIAVSFSLPLSLLAAGNTTPHWLAFQVARLILNGLRSVPELIMGIILVAAVGFGALPGALAVGLHSVGMVGKFFAEYIEHVHPAPIEAAQAAGANKTQVIYHSVLPQVLPQMLDVTLYRWEYNFRASTIMGAVGAGGIGFELIGALRIINYQEVSAILLVILVMVTLVDSFSGYLRRRLA
- the phnD gene encoding phosphate/phosphite/phosphonate ABC transporter substrate-binding protein; its protein translation is MAIAIKKPLLTSVAVAVLALVGCQAPNNTTTNGSTAPNAKSAAAIDPSVSDPKTLKVALLPDENASTIIRNNQGLEKYLEEKVGKDVELVVTTDYSSMIEAASNGRLDLAYFGPLSYVLAKTKSNIEPFAALRKDGETTYKSVIIANTNSGVNSIEQAAGKTVAFGDQASTSSHLIPKSMLAEKGLQAKTNYQEVFAGSHDAVALAVQNNNAQVGGLSQPIFASLIERKIIDSNKVKVLAESKPFPQYPWTMRSDLNPELKAKIRAAFIEMNDKAILKPFKADGFNAIEDKNYDVVRDLGKILNLDFEKLNK